Within the Oreochromis niloticus isolate F11D_XX unplaced genomic scaffold, O_niloticus_UMD_NMBU tig00002933_pilon, whole genome shotgun sequence genome, the region ATCAGTCGGCTGACCttttgggtcctcctttcaTTCCAcaacacgactgctgccccagccgtgacaaCATGacaaggtagtgtccttagaccataggtgtcaaactctgccctgcgggccaaatttggccaaCCACATACACCAAATACAACGCTATTGTATCTATGCAAAGATGAATAGACTGTGTATtcactggtctctgtgctgctgactgctttgctgcagctctgatgtcatcatcactccctcctccaccctcagcagtcccagcatgctgctgtggtgcaccccaccctcactctacacctgagccatagaccacaccctccacctcaatatacaccacagttttctctgctatggaaatgagatcaggaggaaatcattattattattatttaataaatgctcacattaatgtgggcttatttgttttcatattagaaacattagttgagtgtttttagtataaaataatgaaataatgaaagtgcctctttttgctcctcccctcacctgtggatggacggtgctgttaccgtggtgacagcttggatgtgtttcagtcctgcctggttatcactgcaggaatctctactttcacatttattacaggtaataactctgatttttctgtgtattatgaactaaatgtatcctgatacacacagagatggatgagcagaggtcacatgatgaaagaacaaacatggagtctttgatttatttagatatttattgatgaatgcaaacaaaccctgacactgaaccatcgtccagctttcacagaacaaacctgatcacatgacctgctgacccaaacagtgaaaagctccatggcaacaacaacaaacagcctcacatatgttaacagaggctgttagaagcacagagtctttacagtctttctcctgtttgtacacagatctctgcacatcttcatcacagttactcacagacgtgcagagtgtgtggatatcaaagctaagtttccaccatgtttgtagtctgtactgggactcatggagcatctctctatgagcactcagtgctttaaacagtgagtcccagtttaaccagcagccttcacaccacacatcatacagacatggaaacttcaaaccctcagactgaagacaccatcataaataaatagattgtgatgaagatgaataaCTGGAACAGTTTGCTGTGGTTTCTTCTGTTCCTGTCAGAAATAAGTCTGGCAATAATTGAAACGTTTAAAGAAATCaacaagataattcataattttataaacTGGAATGATGAAATTGTACTGGCTggatctgattattgggggtcatgacccccgtaacccccctggaaatgaCGCGCctggtcctgaggtcaaatccaccatctttgtttcagtgcttcatgttctcccgtgtttgtgtgcgtcctctccggtactccggcttcctcccacagtccaaacacatgcagttagtggggtcaggttaactgtgagtggttgtgtgtctctgtgttattccaccttaataaatgacttcctgttagcattaagtgcttctgtaggactgatgtcattttcatggttggatcatttaaatgaagctggactcagatgcagtaaataagttgattgatcattaatgaataaagctggtcaaatccatcacgtggacacatgtgattgtgtagtattgatcccaatgctggtattagtgctggatcaataacactggatggatgcgttcagcatggagccctgagctgtgttacagacaaacatgaaactgacaggtctgtgtcattcacagtctgtaacacttctaaacaacagaggctgacccaagtgcctcagagccaggcacgctcacatcacagctctctaaagaagtttcaaaataagagctgaaagctgtgtttgcttgtgttagcttattattgtggagactaacattcagtgatcatgtgttcagactcataatgattactctcataaatcctgatctttgtatttactgtgtgttggatcaataactgagattcatcgtatcacacagctgtgctgctgctgctgctggtgatgtcagcacatctggaacaatacaaggtatctgctaccagactgagcaggacgtgagacctgtggactgtttaaagctgtccctccacaggtcactcagacctgatccacacctcagtgagattctctgacttcctcagtagagacagaaaccattcagatctgggacgatcagctgactgatgatgtcacacagactgtgtttttcaggaacagtgattctgatgtgagcctgctagctgacagcagacctgatgaaaccacatgttgacatctgtgaggacagactggactctttgactgcaccttggttctcctcagaggtctgtacaggagcatgtccacccccactgaagatctcagtcactgtgaaacatagaaacctgcttgtgtggcctctgcctcacatgtagatgcagctacaggtttctctgtcagtcagactgaaacagtgtcctgatgctgcatcattcagctctgtgccccagtcagcatcactgtgtctaccagtgtcagtgtttcttttcctgtaacactcagcacaggctcagctggtatccagtgttggactttcagctgctgtgatagatcctctaacatagatcagctctgctacatgttgttagatcagtgcagctgcctgtcatgtcctgatgtttctctgggtcagcagcttctccatcagaggttcacatggagctgatccagtatctccagtaactgtgttctgtgcctcactggttcatccttctgtctgtgtgacgtcagtcagatgttaaactctttaatcttcactgtgtcacagagttcagtgagtcccgttattcacaggatcaatcagatcatcagagaacagctgatcagcaatcagtggtgccaacagcacctcctgtggtgagaggatgcaataatgcaatggagcatttttacactgaacacttccagtcatggaaactgtctgttggatctgtgtgacgttgctttcttgtgttgctttcttggttagagttcctcacaaatgtccagattattcttctaatgaggcgtcgaccatgttttcagttctttggaagaaaacatcgccctttgccatccttacttttctttgacttcttcaaatgcagctgaactccagctggtattttattggactctgcagctgtttctggtcatcagttcattcctgcaaacctctgaacctgaacaacaatgatgctgcattgctggctgatcccaaaaggttgattctgttcatctggacgttttcacgtttgctcactgatcaggtgacttcttcagtctcagctgactgcagctttacaaccttacaaacagcacatttgcacagtgactgaaaccagcagcacctgatatatatgatactaatataatacatatacatatataatccatactaatgatgaaggaactgagctcacagtgttcattcagtgaactactcagtttattttggcctcagaaatgctcactctgtttgtacatcactgtcagcaatagactcattctgctgtgtggacaggaacacatgtgacatcacttccagtttgtttgtgactgaagaggaagaagtttacaacgaatcatttagaagagtttcaaacatcaactgattgaatccatgaatgtgaaaacgtgtttgtgagtgaaagagacagacatgtacagactgaactatctgttcaacagtcagagtgtttctctaacaggagacactctttacactccactcagcacagggacactgaggcaCCAGGAGACCAAGAATAAAAcccaaacccaggataaagagtttgagtgaatgtggtgttgaaggtgtggaggtggatcagagtgtcagaggagactctgtagaaggacagagtgccagcaggacagtccacatacactgctgctctgttagagacagaggaggaggagacttTAGTCaacaccaatgttccctctaagctgtgTGCGTGAGCAATCGTGAGTATGACACTCACGAGGAGACTTCTGAGCAGGATGGCTGCTGTCACACAACTCTGCTTCTCCCTGCTGTTCACTTTCATCACAAACattgggcgatcgtggctcaagagttggtagttcgtcttataatcggaaggttgccggttcgagctctgacagtctcggtcgttgtgtccttgggcaagacacttcacccgctgcctactggtggtggtcagagggcccggtggcgccagtgtccggcagcctcgcctctgtcagtgcgccccagggtggctgtggctacaatgtagctgccatcaccagtgtgtgaatgggtggatgactggatatgtaaagcgctttggggtccttagggactaagtaaagcgctatacaaatacaggccatttaccatttaacatTCATACAGATGAATTTATTGTCATAAGAGAGGAGTCTTTGGAATTTAATTTTCCAGGTAGGGACGACTCCTGCACTCCTGCACCACTAAAATTGTTGGTAAAGATCCTCTTGTCCTGTGGAACATCTCTGACCCCTGGAAAACAAATGTACATGAAGATCTGAACGGACGACTCTTAGTTCTTGAGACATTATATGATCCTTATTTTACTCTCAACAACCTGACCCACTCGGACTCTGGACTGTACCAAGACATGTGCTGGACTCAGGGCAACGTGACATACGAGAGAAACATCAGCCTGACTGTTTGTAGGACAGTGGATAAGAAAACAACAGATATTATGATGCATGAAGCAAAAGTGGATGATGTGACGGAGCAGGTGAGAGTCTGACAGGGGATCAAATATGAGGAAGCTTCCAGGACTCAAACATTTTGTACGCGAACAATTTAGAAGAAAGTTTCTTGGAGGTGAAAAACACATCACTTCTGCATGTATTCAACACGTCACAAACATTTTACATCTGCCTGGTGATGAACCATCATGTGTGAGCAGTGACAGAtttgaccaaaaaaaaacaaagtccgTCTATCAGTCAGAGGGAGAgacagctgtgctgctgtgtcCCTTCAGTCATGAACAGCCACCGCTTTGGGAGAAGATGGCCTTCCCTTTGAATCACAGGTAGTCAGTAAAAACTGGTGTTTCTATCACTGATGTTAAATGATTCAGGTTGGTACAGCTATGCAGATCAAACCATGAAACAAGAGTATGAGCTTGTAGTGCCCTAAATCTGGTCCAGCTGCAGTTGAGGTCTTCTCAGAGGGAGATGAAGTCACTGTCAGATGCACTGCTGAGAGAATAACTGACATGTTTCCAGTTGGTTAATGAAGTTGATCCAAACAGAATGCAATATTGTGTAGAGTGAGAAGTTTGGTGTCAAAACAGAATTACTCGGTCCAACAACAGCCTGGTAATCTCTAATGCCTCACTGGATGATGCAGGAGAGTATTGATGTGTTTATTcttacttttttcagtgtttgtcaGCAGAAAAACTGTTCTGATCTACAGAGAGCCCTTTGGGGTTTACTCCACCTCCTACAGAACCAGATGGAACCTGCTCAGCGGTCTGCAGGTGATTCTTTGTGTTGTTGTAGTCTGCGTGATATAGAAAACCACGAGAGGAGAACGACTTCCAGCTGAGACACACACTTAATATGGTTATCACTGTTAGATTTGTaatgttgattgtcatttatgcttaggaatatttaaccatatatgcttagaggtgtataattgattgtgtagtgataggatgtgtgggATAAatgtatctatatctgttttagactaagtgcattttgttcagatgaactgctggacttccaggccagcaggtttagggaagtcatatATGGGGTCATGGtttgacaccccccccccacacacacacacacaattgcacacacacacacagagtattctctgttcacatgcatacctatgtaagatgtcatatgttaatgaacctatgcatattcatgtaaccacaataaaagagcagtgttacgggagagcggacgagagcaactggggtcaagcgaaggaacggcgcctgtccagttctctcccgtgcacgtgaaacataaagaactttgcctacttgtgtcttgcttgctgtgtaattaaattgtcttcaacgttccagcgaataggttcaagctacaaacctatcaatcACCATcatttactattattattattcataataATAGTATcagtatatattatatatttcaaatataaaGACGATCTGATTTTGTTCAATTTTAAGTGACTATTAGAATTTGCATTTAATCCATATATTATTCACACATCTCAAAGTGTTGTCAGAGTACAATTCTTAATATTCTTCTGTTTCTATCAGTCAGTGATCAGTTAGATCTGTAATAAATGTTAGAAACCAGTTCTTAATATACTTAAAGTTCTTCATTCTGATGTGAATCAGGATCAGATTTCACTGAAAATGTGATGGATTAAGTTCAGATGGTATGTCCAGATGAGAAAAGGATCTTTTGCTCCCAGAAGTGCCAATAGAAATGATCGAAACCTAAGAAACCCTGCATTTGTTTAAGGCTGGTGGGTTGCAGCCACTGCACGATGGCTTGGACGTTCTGTTGGTCTATGGGTAAGCTGTGAATACAGATAGCGAAGCCGACAACAGAGAAACAACCGcttttaaaaactgatcaaATCAAAGAAACATGAACTTCCATATTGATCAGGTCAATACGTACAGCTCTGACATCACTACCATCTCCTTGAAGTCTTTATTGATGGTGATTACAGAAATCTGCTTCTGCAGTAAAGGTATAAAATAGTACTAAACTAAGCTTGTTTCCTAAAGGAAGATTAGAGCTAGTCCAGGcataaattcagttttaaataaaacctcccaggttttatttatatatctgaTGCTTACATATCAGTaaagtgtcatggtcctgggtcggtgacccagcgctttagtttattatcattttctagtttattatgatgatgatgattattattgttTGAGTTCTATGTGTTATATTCGGTCCGCCTCTGAGTctgcgtctgtgtctctgtctgtctatgGTGTCACCCCATCTTTTCTGAATCTGTCTGTTTAGTTCTTCGTCTTGTTTGGTTCCCCAtgtctgagtttcctgttttattgtgaaggtctctgtctgatgtgagtgtgttcagtttacgtttcccctgtcccgtcagctctgatttctcccagctttGTTACTCTGTGTCAGTCTGCGCTATCTGCGTATCTCTGTGTTCCACGGTGTCCTGTTCCtcgtctgcgtctctctgcctctcaccccGTTTGTATGATCTCtggtttgttatttagttttcccagtttaggtttgttcTGTAGATTCTCTTCCCTCACTGCCTGTTTTGCCACTCCACCACTTGTACATAAACGTCACTCGAATCATCAGTCActtcctgcattttgggtcctcctttccTCCAACACCACACGGCTCGCCTCGGCAGCCGTGACATAAAGAAGCATTATGTAAGAACACATCACCACATGAAAACTTCTTTCAGTAAATCCGGTgatttaaatctgttttaagCTCCAAAGTCTCACAGACACGtgacataaataaaaatgtgttcagaTAAGAAAGTGGCTCTGTCTTCTGTTCCAGGTTAGAGAACTGACTCGGGTTTTAGCTCCAGTGATATCTGGTGGTGGTAATAGGTCATGACCTCTGTGTCCTGACGTGACTCGAACAACCTGAGCTGTGGCTGCTCGCAGAGGTTTTGGCTCATGAAGCAGACACACAGACCTGCAAATCATTTACAGCTGTTCCTGTCACAGATTGCGCGGCAAGCAGTGTGTAAATTATTAAAGGACCCAGGATGCAGACATTACTGAAGTGAGGGAGCTTTATTGAAGGAGCGTGCTCAAACAACAAAGGTGAGAGTGGTGAAAAGCAGAACTGAGTAAagcctaaactgggaaaactaaacatAGAAAACAAACCTAAAACCTAGAGACACACACGGAGATGCAGTGAGACATGGAGAGACACCCAGAGACGATGGAGGGAGATacgcagacgaaccagcaactaacagaggcagacacaaggtttaaatacacagaaggataacgagggaatgagacacagtacggagggcacagctgggagtaaagtaaagtaaaacaggaaaaacacacacacacacgcaaagacACAGCCTCAGAGACTTGGGttaaacacagagacttgactACACTAGAGGGGATCCACAGGCAGGAACACCaaacagagggagcacaaacTAAACCCTAGGAAACCAAAACAGTCATAATACATAACAATGtcacaagtaaaagtacaaaaaccaaaaacaccgGGTCAccaacccaggaccatgacagaatACATGAACACAAAGGTCAGGCTTCAGGGCGACGCCTCAGCTTTTTTATTGCTCCTAATAAAACAGGACATGGAGAAGATGGCTGACTGCTTcatctttgttttaatttttttaataatataaaagaaaagaaagaataaagatgtaatttaattttatttctacagcatcaaatcacaacaggtGCTTTaactgtaaggtagaccctacagtaatacatacagagaaaaacccaacaatcatatgaccccctgtgagcaagacctttggtgacagtgggaaggaaaaactcccttttaacaggaagaaacctccagcagaaccaggctcagggaggggcggggccatctgccgcaaCCAGCTGGGGGTTGggtgaggaagacaggacacaGACACGCTGTGGGAGAGAGAGGTTGTAAACAAACTTATAGCAGCATCTGTATGTAATGTTTTTATAACAAAAATCTGTTTCTCACAGCCaaagcagaaaacaaagaaccacatgaaacagaaataagaTGAAGCAAACAGGTGTGGGTTCATCAGAAAGGTGTGGGCCCCGAAGTTGGAGCCACTGACACCTGTGGCTGTGGGAAGGGCTATTAAATCCACCAGTGATGGGCAGATGAAATCCACACGGTCACGTTGGTGTAGAGGCCTAACTTCATGTTCATGAATGTGACCGCAGCTCTGAGCTCTTTGTACTGAAACTCTGAGtcatgtttttacttttgttttcacatttggGGAATCCCCGCTCAGTTTTTACTTTCATTTGGTGTCTGTCCAGGTACTTTCATACCATACAGCTTGTTtagtcagccaatcagagaccTGCAGCATGGTGGCGTGCCACGACTAAAGGTCTATCCTGtcctattctattctattccacAGGCTGCACAGGGTCAGAGTGGACGTTTTGGAGCAGGTAAGCAGACGTTTTTGTCTTTCTGAAATGTTCTTTTGTTAGTTTGTCCACATGATGAGCAGGCTGGTCCATAACTGAACATTCATACATTATGGTATAAATGTCATCAACAGTTTTTAACCAACCAAGCATGAAGCATGAATACAAACAGCAGATAGTTGTTGTTAGGATTTTATTCAGGTTTAAATCAGACAAATAAACGACGTCTATGATGCAGGAacgttcttcttctttcagtttGAGGACACAGGTGTGCAAAGAGTGTTTGTTTCCCAGCAACGAAATAATCTTTAACTGAACTCAAATCAATTTTACTGCAAGCTTTTCAAAATACCAAAGATAAGCCAAGAGTCTGTATTCATGTACCTGAGATCTGACCCACATGCTGTCGATTATTGACCACAGGAAGCACCTGAAGGACAACGTTAAAGACAGTCGAACTTCCTCTGAGGAGATGGACAGAAACGAGGAACTGGAGTAAGTCTGGAAACTAAGAGTGAAATGAAACGAGAagattttctctgtgttttgtttcaggATCCATCTGTGGACAGATTAATTGTTTGCCgtgcttaaaatgttttttctataATTCCTGTTTCAGCAAATTGTTTCAGAGGTTACGCGTATTTAAACACTACAGAGCAGACAGACTGAGCAGCTGTGATGAAAGGCAAAGACTGACAAAGCTGGCAATGAGAAGCTGCACAGATGAAGTCGTCCGGCAGTGGCTGAGAAAAAACTCAGAAACTGACACCTTCAGCAAACTCACAGACATGTTTGACTTCCTGAAGAAACACATTgatgaggaggagaagaagaaccaCAGTGATGATGTTCACATCAGCTTTGTGGCTCATAGTTCAATCAGAGACTTCATGATCCCAGCCAGCTGTTACCTGCCTCTGCCCACCATCATTGACGTGCTGCTGTATTCTCCCTGGAACTGCGTCAGTTCTGGTTTAGCATACAGTGTTGCTACAGGAAAACTGAGGCCTCAGCACAGAGTTTTTTACTGTAGGAAAGAAAAAGGCTGTACGATTCCTGATGACAAACATCGACCTGTGAACCTGCCAGATCACTGGAACTCACTCAAGAAAGCTGGAGCACAGATGGTCCCAAACATCACGGTTAGCCCCCTTTcaccagatgatgatgatgatggagtaTGGAAAGACTTTGAGTCTCTCTCAGCTGAACACGGCCCACCAGGAAGGAACCGCATCGTCATCCCGTTCATCCTCCCAGGACGGGAATATGAAAGCATCCCGTTCTCTGTGGTGACCTTGGCTCTGTCCCTGGTgctcctctcctccaggtttAAAGCCACTCTTCACTTCTCTGGTTGTCTCGGTGATCAGTCTACTGGACAGAAATTTGACAGGAAGTATCTTCAGGAGCAGTACGCCTGCACCATAGACAAGAGTGGAATGAAATGTTCACCTGAAGCTTTTAGATGATGATAAATGCTGCTTGTGTTAGACATGTTTGTGGACATTTTAGTgtaaagatgaagatgaaatgaTAAAAGTAATTTTTCTATATTTGAGGCTCAGATTTATGATGAATGGAGTTGAATCATCATTTAGTTCCAGCTCATAATCTGATCATAATCTGCTAACATCTGTGGAGGTTGTTAATATAAacagactcacctgttctctgCTTGTTGCTCACAGGTGACGTGATACTGATGTCAGACCTTcaaccagcacacacacagatcattGACATGAAGCATATAGATTATTTATGTACATTATGTATTATGTAATACTTTGATCTTTTATTGCTTTATGTTGGGCTTTTAGATCCGTACTTGGGTAGAACAATAAGTTATGAGCCACAACTTTCTAACTCAGACCCTGAACTGTGTCACCTTCCAAACATAGAAGTAACACAAGTCTACAAGTTGTACATCTATATTTTCATGCCTACAGAGTCGGTAATTGTTTCTGATATTTTGTTattgtaaaacattaaaatgtgaaGATGATGTCGTCTAAGTGAAGAAGAACAGGATAAAAACCTGAAGCTGCTCATTAAAAACAATATTGTATATAGGGAATTTATGGGGGACCACAAGAACCATGCGcatcaaaataaagaattctGTGATTAAATACTGAATTATAGAATAAATTTggcatttgtaaattcatttttgaattctaTGTTAAAAAACtggtttttaaaatgtttttttttaaaaatggcgaCTCCACTCCTCATTTCAATCCCTTTCCTGTTAGCTCACAAATTAGCTCAGGGATTAACATTTGGATTAGCAGCTAGATTagcaactttattttaaaaatcctgttgCAATGCaaactagaaaatttgcatttcctgcgaaaatgctgtgtggatgccttaacgctgaagctgtctgctgaaaagctgaaaaagatgaaaagtagcaaaagttgtatggtggtaaaaaaaaaaaaaacattgccctgagcaggattcgaacctggccctcctggtctaaAGGAAGCtattcatctcactgagctaaactcattcttgCAAAGacgaggtggagagacggacaattctgctgaaatgagcagaagctgctgagaattatgctgataagaggagaaaaggctgaaaattatgcagaaaagaagtgaatcagcagaatttctgctgaaaagaggtaaagaagcagaacgttgcactgaaaagagatgaatcagcagatattctgctcaaaagagttttttctgaaaacagctgagatttaataagaggtgaaaaggctgaaaattttgcagaggAAGTGAATAGGCAGAATTtaggctgaaaagaggtgaaaattctgaaaattttgctaaagacttcaatcagcagaatttctgctgaaaagggttctgcagaactcttttcagaattctgctgaaaagaggtttttgctgaaaatagctgaaaaagctgggatttgtgctgaaaagtggtgaaaaaaatgaaaattttgctgaaaaggggtgaaaaagctgaaattgagttaaaaagagttaaaaaagtttaattgttaactgaaagaaatgttgccataagcgggatttgaacccgggcctcccagtctgagaacggctgctcatctcactgagctaaaacacagctcagcccAGCGAGCAGAAACAagtgaccacattgataatgtgttccattcatttcaatgggcaaaaatattgcaaaaaatattcaatatctcaaaaagtatagaagttatgagcaccaaaagtcatagcagtcattagcagaaagagcagaattttttaaaggttgaactgagaaaatcggctgaaaactgagggagtagttaagtgccaaaaaacggagcaactacactgtaaaatataacttgttgtttcaacttaaaactagaaaaatttgcatttcctgcgaaaatgctgtgtggatgccttaacgctgaagctgtctgctgaaaagctgaaaaagatgaaaagttgcaaaaagttgtatggtggtgaaaaaaaacatgtcgccctgagcaggattggaacctggccctcctggtctcaaggcagctactcatctcactgagctaaact harbors:
- the LOC106096515 gene encoding uncharacterized protein LOC106096515 isoform X1 — encoded protein: MLSIIDHRKHLKDNVKDSRTSSEEMDRNEELDKLFQRLRVFKHYRADRLSSCDERQRLTKLAMRSCTDEVVRQWLRKNSETDTFSKLTDMFDFLKKHIDEEEKKNHSDDVHISFVAHSSIRDFMIPASCYLPLPTIIDVLLYSPWNCVSSGLAYSVATGKLRPQHRVFYCRKEKGCTIPDDKHRPVNLPDHWNSLKKAGAQMVPNITVSPLSPDDDDDGVWKDFESLSAEHGPPGRNRIVIPFILPGREYESIPFSVVTLALSLVLLSSRFKATLHFSGCLGDQSTGQKFDRKYLQEQYACTIDKSGMKCSPEAFR
- the LOC106096515 gene encoding uncharacterized protein LOC106096515 isoform X2 — its product is MDRNEELDKLFQRLRVFKHYRADRLSSCDERQRLTKLAMRSCTDEVVRQWLRKNSETDTFSKLTDMFDFLKKHIDEEEKKNHSDDVHISFVAHSSIRDFMIPASCYLPLPTIIDVLLYSPWNCVSSGLAYSVATGKLRPQHRVFYCRKEKGCTIPDDKHRPVNLPDHWNSLKKAGAQMVPNITVSPLSPDDDDDGVWKDFESLSAEHGPPGRNRIVIPFILPGREYESIPFSVVTLALSLVLLSSRFKATLHFSGCLGDQSTGQKFDRKYLQEQYACTIDKSGMKCSPEAFR